The proteins below are encoded in one region of Casimicrobium huifangae:
- a CDS encoding alpha/beta hydrolase family protein yields the protein MLNTITLRCCPRSERARARCAAWLAVGLASLLSASAAIASAGIAPAATGRFAVGCSNVEQDFTRLRAGESGPDYWEGNPLSDGSHYVTDLLVSPANALSYSVAVPTVAQIDVFEKQGGKQLPYVAIACYPTTATNTRADYALPSGIRVPKMQRGAEGPIIAANPDSSDGKWPLMMLSHGLAGSPLGDDYVQVIARMAAEGYVVFAPFHADARYSRIKLNTINDYFYVFSRYPEIAEMQAIRPLGLKQGLDYFLGKPEYASTIDRDQIVGFGASLGGMAMMLVQGAVMTTSWGGAERTIVRDNRYKAVVGYVPFSGYSFFPAFGDSNQGVQGVRVPYLGIGGTADVVAPISRTSQMIEALGGSKYFVTIEGMEHGFRVEDAPEVFGWTFAFFKAHLSRKQTDRTAFNSIDNIPGGSDDRVKIRKTLAWGSRDELEVVEFYSPGSRKYFMTGRPDEVALLDSVPTLWQRTGQRFATHRTDTAIGAAMCRIWANDGATLNSHFYSTSDRDCAMLRSQSWARDEGVAMRAQEFLPQLMIVPPPPPVCPSDTVKVTRLFNKATINHRYVTEGLLSRMLLTQDWANEGPVFCAAKYDE from the coding sequence ATGTTGAACACGATCACACTACGCTGTTGTCCCCGGTCCGAAAGGGCGCGCGCACGCTGCGCTGCCTGGCTCGCGGTCGGCCTGGCTTCGCTGCTGTCGGCCTCGGCCGCCATCGCCAGCGCCGGTATCGCGCCGGCCGCTACCGGACGCTTCGCGGTCGGTTGCAGCAACGTGGAGCAGGATTTCACCCGCCTGCGTGCCGGCGAATCTGGCCCGGACTACTGGGAAGGCAATCCGCTCTCCGATGGATCTCACTACGTAACAGACCTGCTGGTCAGCCCCGCCAACGCGCTCAGCTACAGCGTCGCCGTGCCGACCGTGGCGCAGATCGACGTCTTCGAGAAACAGGGCGGCAAACAATTGCCCTACGTCGCGATCGCCTGCTACCCTACCACGGCAACCAACACCCGAGCCGACTACGCCCTGCCCTCCGGCATCAGGGTGCCGAAGATGCAGCGCGGTGCCGAAGGCCCCATCATCGCGGCCAACCCCGACAGCAGCGACGGCAAGTGGCCACTGATGATGCTGAGCCACGGTCTCGCCGGCTCGCCACTGGGCGACGACTACGTGCAGGTCATTGCACGCATGGCCGCCGAAGGCTATGTGGTGTTCGCACCGTTTCATGCTGACGCGCGGTATTCGCGCATCAAGCTGAACACGATCAACGACTACTTCTATGTCTTTTCGAGATACCCGGAAATTGCCGAGATGCAGGCGATCCGCCCGCTCGGCCTGAAGCAGGGGCTCGACTACTTCCTTGGCAAGCCGGAGTACGCCAGCACCATCGACCGCGACCAGATTGTCGGCTTCGGCGCCTCGCTCGGCGGCATGGCGATGATGCTGGTGCAGGGCGCAGTCATGACCACCAGTTGGGGGGGCGCCGAACGCACCATCGTGCGCGACAACCGCTACAAGGCGGTGGTGGGCTATGTTCCGTTCTCGGGCTACAGTTTTTTCCCGGCCTTTGGCGACAGTAATCAGGGGGTGCAGGGCGTCCGCGTCCCCTATCTCGGTATCGGCGGCACTGCGGACGTGGTGGCCCCGATCAGCCGTACCTCGCAGATGATTGAGGCACTGGGTGGCAGCAAGTATTTCGTCACCATCGAAGGCATGGAGCACGGCTTCCGGGTGGAGGACGCGCCGGAAGTCTTTGGCTGGACATTCGCGTTCTTCAAGGCGCACCTGTCGCGCAAGCAGACTGATCGCACCGCCTTCAACAGCATCGACAACATCCCGGGCGGCTCCGACGACCGCGTGAAAATCCGCAAGACGCTGGCCTGGGGCTCGCGCGACGAGCTGGAAGTGGTGGAGTTCTATTCGCCCGGCAGCCGCAAATACTTCATGACTGGCCGTCCCGATGAGGTGGCGCTGCTGGACAGCGTGCCGACCCTCTGGCAGCGCACCGGACAACGCTTCGCCACGCACCGCACCGACACTGCGATTGGCGCTGCCATGTGCCGGATCTGGGCCAACGACGGAGCCACGCTGAACTCCCACTTCTACAGCACCAGTGACCGCGACTGTGCAATGCTGCGGAGCCAAAGCTGGGCACGCGACGAGGGCGTCGCCATGCGCGCGCAGGAGTTTCTGCCGCAGTTGATGATCGTGCCGCCACCGCCGCCGGTGTGTCCTTCGGATACCGTCAAGGTGACTCGTCTGTTCAACAAAGCAACGATCAATCACCGCTACGTGACCGAAGGCCTGC
- a CDS encoding S8 family serine peptidase has translation MASTTALVAGCMFAAGAIAQEISGLVVPPAPATSTAVLVELTGEAAARVYGSTYDVTRAAGRQVATEAAVGAARAQVARNLDEQQTFLAALVGKGLAPTPLYRATKAVNGLAYVVDNAATIEQLRLLPGVKNVHIIEQESPSISTSVPFIGAPAAWSGPQPLGVTGQNVRIGIIDTGIDYQHATFGGTGLLADYQANDRTVAPDAYFPNARVVGGKDFAGDGYTGANAPVPDNDPMDCNGHGTHVASTAAGGGVNADGSPYAGPYNGSTPFASMKLGPGVAPRANVYALRVFGCAGSTTLTVAAIEWAVDPNNDSDLSDRLDVINMSLGSNFGSLASTSAIAADNAARMGVIVVASAGNAGDTYTISGSPGSGQRVIATAATSDGAAPASGLRLNAPGGIAGVYNVGQSAMTSSTSIGEPSAAGSGQTGNIVVGLDASDGAGPLTTDGCSPLTNAAAVAGNIALIDRGTCGFGVKYANARDAGAIGVIIANSAAGVFGNMGGTFAGSGTIPAVMVTFADGNNIKANIATANATFLGVSDTIASFSSRGPRGVGGFSGVKPDLAAPGVSISAAQTGVTCTTTGCQVPNASGYLPGSQNLVLSGTSMAAPHAAGMMALLKERFPDRSVEELKAMAMGTSLHDVFQLPGNTNRVGVDKSGAGRIDPVKALQSTVAAFNADEAGAVNLAFFGEVVGTQTQTKRVRVVNYGSTAQTFSLAIDIANDAPGIAFSLPGGNSVTVPAGGTAFIDVRVDGNAAVMNHVRDASADATQTAQNTTLASALGAIPRHYLTNKNGYLNLVQASNTILRVPLYAALRPASDMAAASVIATGGAPTGSTTIPLSGADVCTGTLGAGPTCTGSFPVNDVSLVSPFELQASAPAKANIPSYANIRHVGVSYDAASGLYLFAVSTWGDWSSPTDVAFNIHVDNNEDGTYERILFNTNAGSLSSLLGTSGATAQDNFINVVFNTATSGISVGGAGLYVNRFSAAAANTVPFGNNVIILAATPAQLGLTAGDTNFRYKVQSCFGSNPLCGRTAGTNVDEVTGPLFWNSAAQGLNFGGSTLLFDLNGATLPVTWNTANMTTNGSLGALLLHHHNTTGKRAQVVTLQGATTADLAIAQTLAPAAPAPGQSVTITLTATNNGPAAATGVTATVSLPAGLTYVSDTSAGALNTSTGIWTIGSLANGASASINIVATVSGVGAMTISSAISGAETDPVAGNNTATRTINVAAQTAIALTNVLSTASPILVGGSATFTLTLRNTGVDTLFNVSVAAARSPAAVITASTASSGSFNNGTGVWTIASVASGATVTATVTVTAPSMVGALTLTANASAENAPSTQQAASVNVISPATVSATKTVSGSFVVGSNVTYTVTLTNSAATAQFDNAGNEFTDVLPAGLTLVSASATSGTAVATVGTNTVSWNGSIAGNGTVTITIVATVLPAAAGTNVSNQGSVAFDADGNGSNESTVLTDDPGVAGSANPTVFRALSPAAITATKTVSGTFGVGSTATYTVTLSNSAASAQLDNPGNEFTDVLPAGLTLVSASASSGTAVATVGSNTVTWNGSVPGNGSVTITITATVNAGTEGTTISNQGSVAFDADGNGSNESTALTDDPSVAGTANPTSFVVRYVVIAVTKTVSVPVLPAAIGATAVYTITLSNTGNAASPDNAGNELTDVVPVGLTVASATATAGTATVTGNTVTWNGSVPAGGSVVVTINTVVNQAGAGQNISNQASFAYDRDVNGSNESSGLSDDPSVVGAANPTTFSVVTPVIPTLSALMLALLSLVLLGVAGMHAARSRQG, from the coding sequence TTGGCGTCCACCACCGCGCTGGTAGCCGGTTGTATGTTCGCCGCAGGTGCAATCGCACAGGAAATCAGCGGTCTTGTTGTGCCACCGGCACCGGCAACGAGCACGGCAGTGCTGGTTGAATTGACCGGCGAGGCCGCTGCGCGCGTGTACGGTTCTACCTACGACGTCACTCGCGCAGCCGGCCGTCAGGTGGCAACCGAAGCGGCGGTGGGCGCCGCACGCGCGCAGGTTGCCCGTAACCTCGATGAGCAGCAGACATTCCTCGCTGCGCTGGTCGGCAAGGGGCTCGCGCCAACGCCGCTCTATCGGGCGACCAAGGCGGTCAACGGCCTGGCCTATGTGGTGGACAACGCCGCCACCATTGAGCAGCTTCGTCTGTTGCCCGGGGTGAAGAACGTCCACATCATCGAGCAGGAATCGCCGTCGATTTCCACCAGCGTGCCGTTCATTGGTGCGCCAGCAGCGTGGAGCGGGCCGCAACCGCTGGGCGTTACCGGCCAGAACGTGCGCATCGGCATCATCGACACCGGCATCGATTATCAGCACGCCACGTTCGGCGGCACCGGCTTGCTGGCCGATTATCAGGCCAACGACCGGACGGTCGCACCCGACGCGTACTTCCCGAACGCTCGCGTTGTCGGCGGCAAGGACTTTGCTGGCGACGGCTACACCGGGGCCAATGCGCCGGTGCCGGACAACGACCCGATGGACTGTAACGGCCACGGCACGCACGTAGCGTCCACCGCAGCCGGTGGCGGCGTCAACGCCGATGGTTCTCCTTACGCCGGGCCGTACAACGGCAGCACGCCGTTCGCCAGCATGAAACTCGGCCCCGGCGTCGCACCGCGCGCCAATGTCTATGCACTGCGTGTGTTTGGCTGCGCCGGAAGCACCACGCTGACGGTCGCCGCGATCGAATGGGCGGTGGACCCGAACAACGACAGCGATCTGTCAGACCGGCTCGACGTAATCAACATGTCGCTCGGGTCCAACTTTGGTTCGCTGGCCTCCACCTCGGCCATTGCCGCGGACAATGCAGCACGCATGGGCGTGATCGTCGTTGCCTCGGCTGGCAACGCGGGCGACACTTACACGATCAGCGGCTCCCCCGGCTCCGGCCAGCGGGTCATCGCGACCGCAGCGACCTCAGACGGTGCGGCACCAGCTTCCGGCCTGCGCCTGAACGCGCCGGGCGGTATCGCCGGGGTTTACAACGTGGGGCAGAGCGCCATGACCAGCAGCACCAGCATTGGCGAGCCGAGCGCTGCCGGCAGCGGGCAGACTGGCAACATTGTGGTCGGCCTCGACGCGTCCGATGGTGCCGGACCGTTGACGACGGATGGCTGCAGCCCGCTGACCAACGCCGCAGCCGTCGCTGGCAATATTGCGCTGATTGACCGCGGCACCTGTGGCTTCGGTGTCAAGTATGCCAACGCCCGCGACGCTGGCGCCATCGGCGTGATCATCGCCAACTCGGCGGCCGGGGTGTTTGGCAATATGGGGGGGACCTTCGCTGGCAGCGGGACCATCCCGGCGGTGATGGTGACTTTTGCCGACGGTAACAACATCAAGGCGAACATCGCGACTGCAAACGCGACCTTCCTGGGCGTAAGCGACACCATCGCTTCGTTCTCGTCGCGCGGCCCACGAGGCGTTGGTGGCTTCAGCGGCGTCAAGCCTGATCTCGCCGCGCCAGGCGTGTCGATCTCGGCAGCGCAAACCGGTGTCACCTGCACCACGACCGGATGCCAGGTGCCCAATGCAAGCGGCTATCTGCCCGGCAGTCAGAACCTGGTGCTGTCCGGCACCTCAATGGCAGCGCCGCACGCAGCGGGCATGATGGCGCTGCTCAAGGAGCGCTTCCCCGATCGCAGCGTCGAAGAGCTGAAGGCAATGGCCATGGGCACTTCGCTGCATGACGTCTTCCAGTTGCCGGGCAACACCAATCGCGTCGGCGTCGACAAATCCGGGGCCGGTCGTATCGACCCAGTGAAAGCACTGCAAAGCACCGTCGCTGCGTTCAACGCGGACGAAGCCGGCGCCGTCAATCTCGCCTTCTTCGGCGAAGTGGTGGGCACGCAGACGCAGACCAAGCGCGTACGCGTAGTGAACTACGGCAGCACAGCGCAAACGTTCTCGCTGGCCATTGATATCGCCAACGACGCTCCCGGCATCGCGTTCTCACTACCGGGCGGCAACAGCGTCACCGTCCCCGCCGGCGGTACCGCATTCATCGATGTGCGAGTCGATGGCAACGCGGCGGTGATGAACCATGTGCGCGATGCCAGCGCGGATGCAACGCAAACCGCACAAAACACAACGCTTGCATCGGCACTCGGCGCCATTCCGCGTCACTACCTGACCAACAAGAATGGCTACCTGAATCTCGTTCAAGCCAGCAATACGATTCTCCGCGTGCCGCTCTACGCCGCACTTCGTCCGGCCTCCGACATGGCGGCAGCGTCTGTTATCGCCACTGGCGGCGCCCCCACCGGCAGCACAACCATCCCGCTGTCGGGCGCAGACGTCTGCACCGGTACGCTCGGTGCCGGCCCCACGTGCACAGGCAGCTTCCCGGTCAACGATGTCTCGCTGGTGTCGCCGTTTGAACTGCAGGCAAGCGCGCCAGCGAAGGCAAACATCCCGTCCTACGCCAACATCCGGCATGTTGGCGTCTCCTACGATGCGGCGAGTGGCCTTTACCTGTTTGCTGTCTCCACCTGGGGCGACTGGAGTAGCCCGACGGATGTCGCGTTCAACATCCACGTTGACAATAACGAGGATGGCACCTATGAACGCATCCTGTTCAACACCAATGCAGGCTCGTTGTCCTCGTTGCTGGGCACCTCCGGCGCCACCGCGCAGGACAATTTCATCAACGTCGTGTTCAACACCGCGACCAGCGGTATCAGTGTGGGAGGCGCCGGCCTGTACGTGAATCGCTTCAGTGCGGCGGCAGCGAACACGGTGCCGTTCGGCAACAACGTCATCATTCTGGCGGCGACCCCCGCCCAACTGGGTTTGACCGCCGGCGACACCAACTTCCGCTACAAGGTGCAATCCTGTTTCGGCAGCAACCCGTTGTGCGGCCGCACCGCAGGCACCAATGTCGACGAAGTCACCGGTCCGCTGTTCTGGAACTCCGCAGCGCAAGGTTTGAACTTCGGCGGCAGCACGCTGCTGTTCGATCTCAACGGCGCGACACTGCCAGTGACCTGGAACACCGCCAACATGACGACCAACGGCTCGCTCGGCGCGCTGCTGCTGCATCACCACAACACCACTGGCAAGCGGGCACAAGTGGTGACGCTGCAGGGCGCAACGACGGCGGACCTGGCGATCGCGCAGACGCTGGCACCGGCCGCGCCGGCACCGGGACAGAGCGTCACCATCACGCTAACCGCGACCAACAACGGCCCGGCCGCCGCCACCGGCGTCACCGCGACCGTGTCGCTGCCTGCCGGCCTCACCTATGTCTCCGACACATCAGCCGGCGCACTGAATACCAGCACCGGCATATGGACCATTGGCAGCCTCGCCAACGGTGCCAGCGCCAGCATCAACATCGTGGCCACAGTCAGTGGCGTCGGTGCCATGACCATCAGCAGCGCCATCTCGGGCGCCGAGACGGACCCGGTCGCGGGCAACAACACGGCCACGCGCACCATCAATGTGGCTGCGCAAACCGCCATCGCGCTGACCAACGTGCTCAGCACGGCGAGCCCGATCCTTGTTGGTGGCTCCGCGACGTTCACGCTGACCTTGCGCAACACCGGCGTGGATACGCTGTTCAATGTTTCAGTTGCGGCAGCACGCTCGCCAGCAGCTGTGATCACGGCATCGACCGCGTCCAGCGGCAGCTTCAACAACGGCACCGGTGTGTGGACGATTGCCAGCGTTGCCAGCGGCGCAACGGTCACCGCCACGGTAACCGTCACTGCGCCCAGCATGGTCGGCGCCTTGACGCTGACGGCGAACGCGTCCGCTGAAAACGCGCCATCGACCCAGCAGGCGGCCTCAGTCAACGTGATCTCGCCGGCGACCGTCAGCGCGACCAAAACCGTCAGCGGCAGTTTCGTTGTCGGCAGCAATGTCACCTACACCGTGACGCTGACCAACAGTGCAGCCACCGCGCAGTTCGACAACGCTGGCAATGAGTTCACCGACGTTCTACCGGCCGGTCTGACGCTGGTGAGCGCCAGCGCCACCAGCGGAACAGCCGTGGCGACGGTGGGCACCAACACGGTCAGCTGGAATGGCAGCATTGCGGGCAATGGCACGGTGACCATCACCATCGTTGCCACGGTGCTGCCAGCGGCGGCCGGAACAAACGTCAGCAACCAGGGCAGCGTGGCGTTTGACGCCGATGGCAATGGCAGCAACGAATCCACCGTGTTGACCGACGATCCGGGCGTGGCCGGCAGTGCCAACCCGACGGTTTTCCGCGCGCTGTCACCGGCTGCCATCACGGCAACCAAGACCGTCTCCGGCACCTTTGGCGTGGGCTCCACGGCAACCTACACGGTGACGCTCAGCAACAGTGCGGCCAGCGCGCAACTGGACAATCCGGGCAACGAGTTCACCGATGTGCTGCCCGCCGGCCTGACGCTGGTCAGCGCCAGCGCCAGCAGCGGTACAGCGGTGGCTACCGTCGGCAGCAACACCGTCACCTGGAACGGCAGCGTCCCCGGCAATGGCAGCGTGACCATCACGATTACCGCGACCGTCAACGCCGGCACTGAGGGCACGACCATCAGCAACCAGGGTAGCGTCGCGTTCGACGCCGACGGCAACGGCAGCAACGAGTCCACTGCACTCACCGACGATCCGTCGGTGGCTGGCACCGCCAATCCGACATCATTCGTTGTGCGCTACGTGGTCATCGCCGTCACCAAGACGGTGAGTGTGCCGGTGCTTCCGGCGGCCATCGGTGCCACCGCGGTGTATACGATCACGCTGAGCAACACGGGCAACGCGGCGTCCCCCGACAATGCCGGTAATGAGCTGACTGATGTGGTTCCTGTCGGGCTGACTGTCGCCAGCGCAACGGCAACCGCAGGCACTGCCACGGTTACCGGCAACACGGTGACCTGGAACGGCTCCGTCCCGGCTGGCGGCTCGGTGGTAGTAACCATCAACACGGTCGTCAACCAGGCTGGCGCGGGCCAGAACATCAGCAATCAGGCGAGCTTCGCATATGACCGTGATGTCAACGGCAGCAACGAGTCGTCCGGTCTGTCGGATGATCCATCGGTCGTCGGCGCCGCCAACCCGACGACATTCAGCGTGGTGACGCCAGTCATACCGACGCTGTCGGCGCTGATGCTTGCGCTGCTCAGTCTGGTCCTGCTGGGCGTTGCAGGGATGCACGCGGCGCGAAGCCGCCAGGGCTAG
- a CDS encoding TRAP transporter permease translates to MSTSSNDRADRIDEKAVAELEAKYDNEMRFRPMANIAATTVTTLLIALSCFHYYTAGFGLLREATHRGVHLAFVLGLIFLVFAFNKKTAAQQQSSWHHPLGLPLYDWLCAIAAVAAALYIPYVFDDLAFRVGNPDTLDVVMGTTLIVLLLEATRRAMGWPLPIIAIVFMLYAMFGPVFPGLLKHAGATWSQVVNHQYLTSQGVYGIAVGVVATYVFHFVLFGVLATRIGLGQLFLDVASSIAGKYAGGPAKVSVFGSAMFGMLSGSSVANAVTVGSLTIPAMIKVGYPRHFAGGVEAAASTGGQITPPIMGAAAFLMIEFLALPYSTIVIAAIAPAFMHFFGVFWQVHFEAKRTGLRGLSADELPSVKESFRKRWPTLIPLVLLVGTLMSGFTPYVSAFAGITSCIIVGLTTSEQGNNAKGLAVMLVLHAVLAIIISGQLENYGVVLFAVAAVVFVALLKTVNLPARFTRAELIDAFSTGAKYALAVGAAAGTVGLVIGVVTLTGVGFKVSYIVNAAAASMAEFFTSFLPAWLASKQTLMLLSALFMTGFVCILMGCGIPTTANYIIMVTVAAPALVQMGVEPIVAHFFVFYYGVLADITPPVALAAYAAAGMANSDPFKTGNTAFRLGLGKALVPLIFVFSPALLIVTKGFTWEAFAVVFTACIISILLLAAALSRFLLVEMKGWERALTVVAALVMIAPGVKMLLLGIALASPMLLSQALRHREALRRQAA, encoded by the coding sequence ATGAGCACTTCAAGCAATGACCGCGCTGACCGTATTGACGAAAAGGCAGTCGCCGAACTCGAAGCAAAGTACGACAACGAGATGCGTTTTCGCCCGATGGCAAATATCGCGGCGACCACGGTCACCACGCTGCTGATTGCGCTCTCCTGCTTTCACTACTACACCGCAGGCTTCGGCCTGCTGCGTGAAGCGACGCATCGCGGCGTGCATCTGGCCTTCGTGCTCGGCCTGATTTTTCTGGTCTTCGCCTTCAACAAAAAAACCGCAGCGCAACAGCAGTCAAGCTGGCACCACCCGCTCGGTCTGCCGCTCTACGACTGGCTTTGCGCCATCGCGGCCGTCGCCGCGGCGCTCTACATCCCCTACGTGTTTGACGATCTGGCGTTTCGCGTTGGCAACCCGGACACGCTCGACGTGGTCATGGGCACCACGCTGATCGTATTGCTGCTCGAGGCCACGCGCCGCGCGATGGGCTGGCCGTTGCCGATCATCGCCATCGTCTTCATGCTCTATGCGATGTTTGGCCCGGTGTTTCCGGGTTTGCTCAAACACGCGGGGGCAACCTGGTCACAGGTGGTCAACCATCAGTACCTCACCAGCCAGGGCGTCTACGGCATCGCCGTCGGTGTGGTGGCGACCTACGTCTTTCACTTCGTACTGTTCGGTGTTCTGGCGACGCGCATCGGTCTCGGCCAGTTGTTTCTCGACGTCGCCTCCTCCATCGCAGGAAAATATGCCGGTGGCCCCGCCAAGGTGAGCGTGTTCGGTTCGGCAATGTTCGGCATGCTGTCCGGGTCATCGGTCGCCAACGCGGTGACGGTGGGCTCGCTGACCATTCCAGCAATGATCAAGGTGGGCTATCCGCGCCATTTCGCCGGCGGTGTTGAAGCCGCGGCGTCCACCGGTGGCCAGATCACACCCCCCATCATGGGTGCGGCCGCTTTCCTGATGATCGAGTTCCTCGCGCTACCGTATTCCACCATCGTCATCGCCGCCATCGCGCCCGCCTTCATGCACTTCTTTGGCGTGTTCTGGCAGGTGCATTTCGAAGCCAAACGCACCGGGTTGCGCGGCCTGTCGGCTGACGAACTGCCGAGCGTCAAGGAGAGCTTCCGCAAGCGCTGGCCAACGTTGATTCCGCTCGTGCTGCTGGTCGGTACGCTGATGAGTGGCTTCACACCGTACGTGTCGGCCTTCGCAGGCATCACCAGCTGCATCATCGTCGGGCTCACCACGTCCGAGCAGGGCAACAATGCCAAAGGCCTTGCCGTCATGCTGGTGCTGCATGCCGTGCTGGCCATCATCATTTCCGGCCAGCTTGAGAACTACGGCGTCGTGCTGTTCGCGGTGGCGGCCGTGGTCTTTGTTGCATTGCTCAAGACGGTGAATCTGCCCGCGCGCTTCACCCGCGCAGAGCTGATCGACGCCTTCTCCACTGGCGCCAAGTACGCGCTGGCAGTGGGCGCAGCGGCAGGCACCGTCGGACTGGTCATCGGCGTGGTGACGCTCACCGGCGTTGGCTTCAAGGTGAGCTACATCGTGAATGCGGCAGCGGCGTCGATGGCGGAATTTTTCACTTCGTTCCTGCCCGCCTGGCTCGCCAGCAAGCAGACGCTGATGCTGCTCAGTGCGCTGTTCATGACCGGCTTTGTCTGCATCCTCATGGGCTGCGGCATTCCGACCACCGCCAACTACATCATCATGGTCACCGTGGCAGCGCCGGCGCTGGTGCAGATGGGCGTGGAGCCGATCGTCGCCCACTTTTTTGTTTTCTACTACGGCGTACTGGCCGACATCACACCACCTGTCGCGCTCGCGGCCTACGCCGCTGCGGGCATGGCCAACTCGGATCCGTTCAAAACCGGCAACACCGCCTTCCGGCTCGGGCTCGGCAAGGCACTGGTGCCCCTTATCTTCGTCTTCTCGCCGGCACTGCTGATCGTAACCAAGGGATTTACCTGGGAGGCATTTGCCGTGGTGTTCACCGCCTGCATCATCAGCATCCTGCTGCTCGCGGCGGCGCTGTCGCGCTTCCTGCTGGTCGAAATGAAGGGGTGGGAGCGGGCGCTTACTGTTGTCGCGGCGCTGGTGATGATCGCCCCAGGGGTCAAAATGTTGCTGCTTGGCATAGCGCTGGCCAGCCCGATGCTGCTGTCGCAGGCGTTGCGCCACCGGGAGGCGCTGCGGCGGCAAGCCGCGTAG
- a CDS encoding TAXI family TRAP transporter solute-binding subunit, whose translation MIKRSLIGALCAATGLFAVTAGSIASAQTFFRINTGGTAGTYYPIGGLIANAISQPAVPNLVATAVASNGSVANVNAIQGGGAESGFSQADVAYWAYTGTGTFEGKPKVADLRLIANLYPESFHLVVRKAANIKSVADLKGKRVSLDEPGSGTLVNARAILAAYGVTEKDIKPEFLKPNAAGEKLKDNSLDAFFFVGGYPAGAIAELAATGGIDVLSISGPEADKLVKQFGFYAVDNIPADTYKGVGAVKTLAVGAQWVTSAKQDATLVYNITKALWSDNARKALDAGHAKGKAIVRANAVAGAGIPLHPGAEKFYKEVGLVK comes from the coding sequence ATGATCAAGCGTTCACTCATTGGCGCACTCTGTGCCGCGACCGGACTGTTTGCTGTCACCGCAGGCAGCATTGCGTCGGCACAAACTTTCTTCCGCATCAACACCGGCGGCACGGCGGGCACCTACTACCCGATCGGCGGCCTGATCGCCAACGCCATCTCGCAACCGGCAGTGCCGAATCTGGTGGCGACGGCGGTCGCTTCCAACGGCTCGGTCGCCAATGTCAACGCCATTCAGGGCGGCGGCGCCGAATCCGGCTTCTCGCAGGCCGACGTGGCCTATTGGGCTTACACCGGCACCGGCACCTTCGAGGGCAAGCCGAAGGTGGCCGATCTGCGACTGATCGCGAACCTTTATCCCGAGAGCTTCCACCTCGTGGTGCGCAAGGCGGCCAACATCAAGAGCGTCGCCGACCTCAAGGGCAAGCGCGTTTCGCTCGACGAGCCGGGCTCCGGTACGCTGGTGAACGCGCGTGCGATCCTCGCCGCGTACGGGGTGACTGAAAAGGACATCAAGCCTGAATTCCTGAAGCCGAACGCCGCCGGCGAAAAGCTCAAGGACAATTCGCTCGACGCCTTCTTCTTCGTCGGTGGCTACCCGGCCGGCGCCATCGCCGAGCTGGCCGCCACCGGTGGCATTGACGTGCTGTCGATCAGCGGCCCGGAAGCCGACAAGCTGGTCAAACAGTTCGGCTTCTACGCCGTCGACAACATTCCGGCCGACACCTACAAGGGCGTAGGCGCCGTGAAGACGCTGGCGGTTGGTGCGCAATGGGTGACCAGCGCCAAGCAGGATGCGACGCTCGTCTACAACATCACCAAAGCGCTGTGGAGCGACAACGCGCGCAAGGCGCTGGATGCCGGCCATGCCAAAGGCAAGGCCATCGTACGCGCCAACGCCGTCGCTGGCGCCGGCATTCCGCTGCATCCGGGTGCCGAGAAGTTCTACAAGGAAGTCGGTCTGGTCAAGTAA